The proteins below are encoded in one region of Apium graveolens cultivar Ventura chromosome 4, ASM990537v1, whole genome shotgun sequence:
- the LOC141718366 gene encoding uncharacterized protein LOC141718366, protein MVASFNEPVLNKSVYIFNASELRKGTMFHTKKELMRVVKDVHIDNHQEIKVLKSDSGVWEVECKRKVTGCVWMLRVRKRAIHNFFEIMEIKGPHTCVNPNISQDHYNLSSTNIAHVISTQIAADPSVSEKVLEATVVSHFGYRPSRRKIRHARKMTEKAIFKSSEESYEYLPKFMNALLSFNHGTIVDWYFKEHDLGEPIVEVVTFKRVFWALKPCIDAFQHCIPVLLIDGTHMYDKYGGVLLTATTVDGFNHLLPVAFAVVEGENKASWSWFMERVKKKIVLQRRDVCVISDRHKGIISVMNNPELGWCEPLSHHRFCSRHLAANFRKEFKRGLKDSIVPLCRQLTGPKFSRHWNALVAAEPRVEEWFADKPLNRWALAFDEGQRFGIMTTNMAESWNSAIKVARKLPIAALVKTIFHKLVAYFDQRRIEVEKQCVDGSLFTLHANKMLNRWKERTSGHYVKVFDRDTWVFTVTTLKRGQKGDCTSLVSKWYRLDNARNVYGSAFEPLPDENAWPLFDTFPKMGAVIMPGFAYGEKKKHGFKRWEWIIGFVRQAALFLFGIRFSVPMSSGSFIPRQQAVAPENAPVEAAAPVTAPVQVVQL, encoded by the exons ATGGTAGCATCATTTAATGAGCCGGTTCTAAATAAATCAGTTTATATTTTTAATGCTTCAGAATTGCGAAAGGGAACAATGTTTCATACAAAAAAAGAGTTGATGCGTGTAGTGAAGGATGTTCATATTGACAACCACCAAGAGATAAAGGTGCTAAAATCAGATTCAGGGGTTTGGGAAGTTGAATGCAAGAGGAAGGTGACAGGTTGTGTTTGGATGTTAAGAGTAAGAAAGAGAGCcattcataatttttttgaaattatgGAAATTAAGGGTCCACATACATGTGTCAACCCAAACATCTCACAGGATCACTACAACTTGAGCTCTACAAATATTGCACATGTCATTAGTACACAGATAGCTGCAGATCCTAGTGTCTCAGAGAAAGTATTAGAGGCTACTGTTGTGAGCCACTTTGGTTATAGACCTTCAAGAAGGAAGATTAGGCATGCAAGAAAGATGACAGAAAAAGCTATATTCAAGTCCTCTGAAGAGTCTTATGAGTACCTTCCCAAATTTATGAATGCATTGCTATCATTCAATCATGGAACAATTGTTGATTGGTACTTCAAGGAGCATGATCTAGGAGAGCCTATAGTTGAG GTGGTGACATTCAAGCGAGTCTTTTGGGCATTGAAGCCTTGTATAGATGCATTTCAACATTGTATACCTGTACTTCTTATAGATGGTACACATATGTATGACAAGTATGGTGGAGTCTTGCTGACAGCTACAACAGTTGATGGTTTTAACCACCTTCTTCCGGTGGCATTTGCAGTTGTTGAGGGAGAAAATAAGGCAAGTTGGTCTTGGTTCATGGAGAGGGTGAAGAAAAAGATTGTCCTCCAGAGGAGAGATGTTTGTGTCATTTCAGATAGGCACAAGGGGATTATTTCTGTTATGAACAATCCGGAGCTTGGGTGGTGTGAACCACTTAGTCATCACCGGTTCTGCTCTAGACACCTAGCTGCAAATTTTAGGAAGGAGTTCAAAAGGGGGTTAAAGGATAGCATTGTTCCATTGTGTAGACAACTTACAGGGCCTAAATTTTCTAGGCATTGGAATGCATTGGTAGCAGCTGAGCCAAGAGTAGAAGAATGGTTTGCTGATAAGCCATTAAATCGTTGGGCTTTGGCTTTTGATGAAGGTCAAAGGTTTGGGATTATGACAACTAACATGGCTGAAAGTTGGAACAGTGCTATCAAGGTGGCAAGAAAGCTCCCTATCGCTGCATTGGTCAAGACAATATTTCACAAGTTGGTTGCTTACTTTGATCAGCGTCGAATAGAAGTAGAGAAACAATGTGTTGATGGCAGTCTATTCACACTTCATGCCAACAAAATGCTTAATAGATGGAAGGAACGTACAAGTGGCCATTATGTGAAAGTATTTGATCGTGACACTTGGGTGTTCACCGTGACTACATTGAAGCGTGGCCAAAAAGGAG ATTGCACAAGTTTGGTAAGTAAGTGGTATAGGCTAGACAATGCAAGAAATGTATATGGAAGTGCATTTGAGCCATTGCCGGATGAGAATGCTTGGCCTTTATTTGATACATTTCCCAAAATG GGAGCTGTTATTATGCCTGGATTCGCTTATGGTGAAAAGAAGAAACATGGATTTAAGCGTTGGGAGTGGATAATTGGATTTGTTAGACAAGCTGCTTTGTTTCTATTT GGAATCAGGTTTTCGGTGCCAATGTCCAGTGGGAGTTTCATTCCTAGGCAGCAG GCTGTTGCTCCTGAAAATGCTCCAGTTGAGGCTGCTGCTCCTGTAACTGCTCCAGTTCAGGTTGTACAACTATAA